AAAGCCGTACTGCCCAATGCACTGTTGATTGAGTTTAAAACGCCGGTAACTCAAAAATAGCCGAGATAAACCACAGAACATTTTATACTAAAACAACCTCCTGATCATCAGAGAGGTTGCCTTAATTGAACTTCGAGCCTCCAACAGGACTCTTAAAAATACCCTTAAAGTACTGACTTAAAGCTGAATAAACCACGTAGGTTTAGAATGTACCACGAACGTAACCACAATGGTTAAAAAAAAACTATACGTTCCAGCTAGTGATACATTACCCGACTTTCCCAATAGCACCCTTATAGTTGCAGCTTGTTCAGCTACTCTATCTTCCAATGATATTACATATTTGTCTGGGGGGGATTTTTCTACGAATTGGCTGTTTCCTTTACCAAGTATTAACCAAAATGGGTCAATTTGAGGGAAAATTTCTAATATTGCTTGAATCACTTCAAAGCTAGGATTGCTTCTTCCTGCAATGATATTTGAAATGGTTTGTGATGGCTTTCCTATTTTCTTTGCAAAATCAGATTGGTTTTTTGCAAACTTCGAAGCAACCATTTCAATTCTTTGATTGATTGTTGTTTCCATTTGATTCATAATTTGTGGAATTGCAATTATTATTTAGGAGGATAATATCTAATGAGTTCTCCTTTCTCATTTCGCGTATACCATTTTCCTTCATATCGAAACCACCCCGGACCGTTGCCTACTACGGTTTTCTCTATAGGCTGTTTACGCGTTGTTAAACTGCCTGAGGTAGGATTCGTACTTTTCTCTGATTTCTTTTTTGTTTGTAGCATAGCTTGTTACGATTATGGCAAAAAGTGTTTGGCTGTCTGCCCGTTTGTTTAAATAAAAAATCGTATAGTAATACTTTGATTTATAATAAGATACAGCATAGTATTTGTTTTGAGACTTCGGCACTTGCTCTATCAGTACATTGCCGGTCAGCATCTTTGCTATTTCGGTAAAGGTTACATCATGTTGACGGCGTTCGTGGTCTATTTGTACCATCTCTTCTAAGTACTGAAACATAATATGGTCGCAATTGACTACCTGAAAGAATAATTCGGCGCGTCCGATTGGGGTATAAATAGTTGTATTCTTAGGGATTGCGTTCATTTAGGTTATTTATACTCTGCTATGATTAATCCGTCAATAGTCCTACAAACTCCTTTCTTTTTTGTCCTTGCTTTTAGCTTATTTATGCATAACAATGCCATTACTTAAAATATTGATTATTAGCTGTTTACATAATGTTGACAAAGATAATTGATTCATTATTTGATTTTTTGATTCAAATGAATCTATATTTGTCAGACAATACGCGACGAATCCCGACAAACAGCGACAAAATAACGTAAATATTCGGGAAAAGTGTAAAGTCAAAGGTGTTTTTTTAAGTAAACAGAGATTCAGAATGGACAGAATTGATTTGAATTCCGGCTTTTGCCACCTCTATCATGATGACGGCACCAAAGTGATCCGTACCGGGAATGTATTGGTAGTGATTACAAAGAGTAAGGGCACTTGGTTTACAGCGGCAAAAAGTCGTATAGATGTCATTGAAGTTACCTCTACGCCTGATCTTTTTTCTGAGACCGATCATAGAAATATCCGAATACTTTCTCCGAAACCACCTCGGTCACGATTACCGTCACGATGGTTTCGTAAATGCCTGTTATGGTTTTGAAACCGCTTTCCAATAAACCGTTTAAACTTCCTGATTCGATGAAAGTACTTACCGTTGCTGAATTTCTATCAAAGCCCTTTGTACAGACCTTTTTGAGTGTGCCGGGTTACTCCATTGATTTTTATCGTACAGACCATGAAAGCGATGAGCCTTATAAAGCCGCTGATGAGTGTCCGTCTTTGATGATGAATTTTGCTTTTATGACCGGTGTCAACCTGTATCGGTTAATGCTTTTGATGGGCAACATCGGGTATCATGTCTGCTACATTACACGATTCGGGGTATTAAATAAAGACTCTGTTTCTATCCTTTTTGCTCACGCTTCGTGTACAGATATACCCATTGAGCCTTCTTGGAAGGATGGCATTGGATGGGTGAATACTGAACCTTATGTTGATCATGCAGGTATTCAATCGCTGCAAGTGCCTGAGTCTTAGAAGGAAATTTTTTGCTAAGAAAGCCGGATGCTTTAACGATCCTTGGCGGATTGATAGAGTTTGACAACGAAGCGTAATATACAAAAGGACTTTGTTGGATAATGGGCAGAATTGAGCTGAGTTCCATTTCCATAATCCCAAAATCAGGAACCGCCCCAAACTCCGTAACGGCTTTGAAAAACTCATTATCAGGTAACATAAAAGTAAAAGGGGGGTGAAGTAGTGGAAAATAGATTGGACACCTAAATCTACGAAAAGCCCCTTATTTCCAAAAAAGTAAAATTTAAGCTGTTTTATAAACCTAACAACAGATGCAGAACACG
Above is a window of Runella slithyformis DSM 19594 DNA encoding:
- a CDS encoding helix-turn-helix transcriptional regulator, with protein sequence METTINQRIEMVASKFAKNQSDFAKKIGKPSQTISNIIAGRSNPSFEVIQAILEIFPQIDPFWLILGKGNSQFVEKSPPDKYVISLEDRVAEQAATIRVLLGKSGNVSLAGTYSFFLTIVVTFVVHSKPTWFIQL